DNA from Onychomys torridus chromosome 1, mOncTor1.1, whole genome shotgun sequence:
ATCGACACAGGCCGCTACGAAGTAGCCAATGATGAGTTCTGATGGGAACTCAGGTTTGCGAGCTGACAAACGGTAGCTTCGCGCTGTGGGAATCAGGGATGCGCTCAGAGGATTCTTGACCCATCTATGGGTACAGGCCGGGCGGCTCCCTGGAGCCAGTGGGCCCCTGTGGCCTGTTGCTAATCCTGCCCTCTTGCCTGCAGGTCCCTAGGCCTGGCCTATCCGAGGCGCGTTGCCTGCTCCTGTTCGCCGCTGCTCTGGCTGCTGCCGCCACACTGGGCTGCACTGGGTTGGTGGCCTGTGCCCCGGTCTGGTGTTTCCCGGGAGCCACCTTCGCCCCCTGAACCCTAGGCCTCCAAGCCATCTTTCATCTAGGCTCCCTTAGAAAGCCGTGTGACCTGGGAACGGCCCAGAGTGTCTCCGTGCCACCCCCTTCTCGCCCAGCCCCCCATTCCTCACTGCTGCGAGCCTGGGTTCCCAGCCGGCTCCACGCCTGTGATCCGGGCCCGCCCCCCGGCGGCcggggagggaggagcagggccCGTTTGCAGGAACCCAGTTTCTGCAGGGCTGCCGCTGCTGCCGGGGCATTCGCCGACCACCCTTTACTCAGCCCCGACGTGGATGGGCAGACTGCTCAGCCCATCCGATTTCACTTTTCACGCTTCCAGATATCGGCCACAAACCCTAAGTCCTTGTGCATGAGCCCCTGATCTCTAGGGCACGTCCCATTCTCACAGCAAACCATCAGCAGGACCTCTACCAGCTCTCAAGGAAGCCTTCGGCTTCGGACAGCTCCGCTCCTGGGGGTTGCTGTGACCCCTTCCTCACATACAGCTACGgctgcaacccccccccccccccgccccaaggCAGTTTGGGTATTTATTGATCTTGTCCTCTGACTCACTGATAGACTCCGGGACCCACGTTTTGGATGCACTGAGACTCGACATTCCTCGGTATTTATTGTCTGTCCCCACCTCCAACCCACCCCCGACCCTTGCGAATAAAATACTTTCTGGTCTGCTCTAAGCGAAGTGTCTCTGGTGGGGAGGAAGCCCCCGTGGGCCAATGGAGAGCCCAGTGGAGACAACCAATGGCCTGACCCGGAGCTGATGGGACGCAAAGGGAACGAATCGGCCTGAAGGGCGGAGTTTAGGCATCCAGCCAGTAGGAGAGGAGCAACAAGCCACCCGAGACACCGccttccccccgccccccccagctGTGACCCAGCTGTGCTACTCAAGCTTGAAAAAGTAGGGGGTTGGGCCGGCAGGGCTCCCACTGCGCCTGCGCAAGCCACGCGCATCCGCTCCTAGGACCGAAGCATCAGAAAAGTTGCTGCAAACTTTCGAGCTCGTTTCTCCCGCCCCTCCTCCCAGCCAGATCCGCCCCCTCCCCGCGGGGCCGGGAATTCCGAGGGGCGGAGCGCGGCGCGGagatggggagggtgggggcCTTCAAGGGACACGGGAGATCGAAGCGGCTTCGCGCCCTAAACCTTCCTGGACGATCCACTACCTTCTCCGTTGCcctgatggggaaactgaggccctgagCCAGAGGCACACGCAAGGGGAGGCCGAAAGCGCGGCCACAGGCTGAGGGAAAACAAAGAATCCTGACAGCCGGGGAGGGGGgcggacacacagacacagggacagacCCGAGTGCAGAGCTGAGTCTAGTTTTGGGGCCAGGAGGGGACCAGAAGACCGTGAGGGGACGGGGACCGGGACGGGGGCGGGGGGCCGAGGAGGGTTGGCCGGGGAGAGGGCTGGGGAAGCCCGCAGGAGGCggcagaggagggaggaactTCCCAAAGTTGCCAAACATGGCTACCTCGCCTGCAGAGCCGAGCGCGGGGCCGACGGCCGGGGGGGAGGCAGCGGCGGcgaccgaggaggaggaggaggaagcgcGCCAGCTTCTGCAGACTCTGCAGGCGGCCGAGGGGGAGGCGGCGGCCGCTGCGGCGGGCGAGGCGGCAGCGGCGGATTCCGGGTCCCCGAGCGGCCCGGGGTCTCCCCCCGAGACCGCGGCCGAGGCGCCCACGGGCCTCCGCTTCTCGCCCGAGCAGGTGGCGTGCGTGTGCGAGGCGCTGCTGCAGGCTGGCCACGCCGGCCGCTTGAGCCGCTTCCTGGGCGCGCTGCCCCCGGCCGAGCGCCTACGTGGCAGCGATCCGGTGCTGCGCGCGAGGGCCCTGGTGGCCTTCCAGCGGGGTGAATACGCCGAGCTCTACCGGCTCCTCGAGAGCCGCCCTTTCCCCGCCGCCCACCACGCCTTCCTGCAGGACCTCTACCTGCGCGCGCGCTACCACGAGGCCGAACGGGCTCGTGGCCGTGCGCTGGGCGCCGTGGACAAATACCGGCTGCGCAAGAAGTTCCCTCTGCCCAAGACCATCTGGGACGGCGAGGAGACCGTGTACTGCTTCAAGGAGCGCTCTCGCGCGGCGCTCAAGGCCTGCTATCGCGGCAACCGCTACCCCACGCCAGACGAGAAGCGCCGCCTGGCCACGCTCACCGGCCTCTCGCTCACACAGGTCAGCAACTGGTTCAAGAACCGGCGACAGCGCGACCGGACTGGCACCGGCGGCGGAGCGCCCTGCAAAAGGTGAGGGGACCGGCCCTCTCCTCGGTTCCCGCTGGAGTCTGCGCGCCTGACTCTTTGTACCCCACGGCGTTGGCGAGCTCACGGGCTGAGCCCAGAGACCAGGCACACCCTGGGTTCTCTGGGCATCACTGCCCCACGGGCAGAGGTTCTGGCCGCTGTTTCCAGGTTGGGACTGCAGTGCAGGGGGCAGTAAGAAAAgtttttctgggggtggggggcgtccCTTGGAGGGGCTGTGGTAAGGGCAAGGGGGCTTTTGTCTAAGACACCTAGGGCGGGGACCTCTGCAACCTGGCCCCTTAGTGACTGTTACTTACGCCCACTCCCACGCCCCCTCCGGCCCCAACAGCGTGGTCTGTTGCCTGTCTTTGTTGTGAAACGTGAACCTTCTCCGGCTCCGGTTTCCCTTGTAACCCAAGCCCTTCCCCTCCCACCCAGCGCCAGGCCTCTAGCTCTGCTCTCTGAAGCCccgggggagggaagggggaagaagtGGAGTAAAGGCTGGTGCCTCACTCTGCAGCCACGCGCCTGCTGACCCAGGGGACGTGGGGCAGCCTGGGTGCTCGGCCGCGGGCCAAGGCAACCCGAAAGCTTCCCTCCAGCTTAGCATTCCCGCCATGCTGTCAACCCCAGCAGGGTTTGTGGAGGCTCTGGGATTCGTGCGGATCCTCTGAAGGGCTCAACTAGTTAACAGCTTGGGTTGCCACTGCCACTGGGGCGATGTAACCTTCAGGCCTGAGACTTAAATCCTTTTTCCTGCCAGCGAGTCCGATGGGAACCCCACTACTGAGGATGAGTCCAGCGGAAGTCCCGAAGACCTGGAAAGGGGTGTGGCCCCCGTGGCTGCTGAGGCCCCCACCCAGAGTTCCATCTTCCTAGCAGGGGCCACCCCTCCTGCGACGTGCCCCGCCTCCTCCTCTATCCTAGTGAACGGGAGCTTCCTGGCAGCCAGCAGTCCCCCAGCAGTGCTCCTCAACGGCAGCCCAGTCATCATCAATAGCTTGGCCCTGGGAGAGGCCTCCAGCCTGGGGCCCCTGCTGctcacaggaggaggagggggtgctCCTCCTCCACAACCCAGCCCCCAGGGGGCCAGTgaggccaagacttccctggtcCTGGACCCTCAGACAGGAGAGGTTCGGTTGGAGGAGGCTCCGTCTGAGGCTCCCGAGACCAAAGGAGTTCAGGGGGCCGTTCCTGGGGCAGCTGGAGAGGAGGTCCCAGGGGCCCTGCCCCAAGTAGTCCCTGGCcccccacctgcctccaccttctccctGACCCCAGGAGCCGTTCCCTCTGTGGCAGCTCCTCAGGTTGTACCACTCTCCCCCTCGTCTGGGTACCCAACAGGCCTGAGCCCCACTTCCCCACTGCTGAACTTGCCCCAGGTGGTGCCCACCTCCCAGGTGGTGACCCTGCCTCAGGCTGTGGGGCCACTCCAGCTGTTGGCAGCTGGGCCAGGCAGCCCCGTGAAAATGGCAGCTACAGCGGGTCCTACCAACGTGCACCTGATAAACTCTGGTGTGGGAGTGACTGCACTGCAGCTTCCCTCGGCCACCACCCCAGGTACCCTCCTGCTTTCTTCGGGCCGGAGGGCTGGGGAGCAGGTGTCTTGCCTCTGGCACATCTCTTGGGGCTAAGCCTACTGCCTGACCTCCAGCATCTTGccctccatctcttctctctctccacaggAAACTTTCTCCTGGCCAACCCCGTATCCGGCAGCCCCATTGTCACCGGGGTAGCTGTGCAGCAGGGCAAGATCATCCTCACTGCCACCTTTCCCACCAGCATGCTCGTCTCCCAGGTCCTTCCACCTGCCCCCAGCCTAGCCCTGCCCCTGAAGCAAGAGCCAGCCATCACAGTGCCTGAAGGAGCCCTCCCAGTGACCCCTAGCCCCACCCTCCCAGAGGGTCACACTCTAGGGCCAATCTCTACTCAGCCACTGCCACCTACCCCTGCTGTCACCTCTGCCACCAGCCTGCCTTTCTCCCCGGACTCCTCTGGCCTGCTGCCCAGCTTCCCAGCACCCCTGCCTGAGGGTCTGATGCTGTCCCCTGCAGCTGTGCCAGTCTGGCCAGCAGGGCTGGAACTGAGCACAGGGGTAGAGGGGCTGGGGACACAGGCCACCCACACTGTGCTGAGACTGCCAGACCCTGACCCCCAGGGGCTGCTCCTGGGAGCCACAGCAGGGACTGAGGTTGATGAGGGGCTAGAAGCTGAGGCCAAGGTCCTGACCCAGCTGCAGTCAGTGCCTGTGGAGGAGCCCTTGGAACTGTGACTGCCCGGACTTAACCACCTCTCCTGACAATGGTGCTCAAGGTGCTaggacagaaggaggaggaacccTCAGTAAAGTGGCTGCAGTCTGAAGGTCCCACACTACAACCCTCCACCCTGGACGAGCTGCAAGCCTTGGAGAATCTAGAGGAATTACCCCTGTCTGGGCACTGTCCTTTCCTGATGGGAAGTCTTGTTACAGCCCTCCCATGCTCTGCCTGCCCGGTGCATGGGGCACTAGGGGTCCTGACTCGGGCTTTGCCCTCCTCTACCTGGTACTAGTAGAGGAAGGCCCTGCCAAGTGGCTGATTTCCAGGCGGCACCCTCTCCATAACACTATTAATAGCCCCACTGATACCCAGTGTTCCCAGAACTGCCTGAATCCCAGGGATAGGAGACCAGGGTGTGGCCCAGAGAGCCCTTCCTGTTGAGGAGGGTCTAATGGGTGCACGGGGCCCTTCCCGACTTCCCTGGACTTGAGCCCCAGGATCCAGCCCCAGACCAAAGATTTCCCTGGCCCCTTTGTCTAGTTTGTATtgtaaatctttatttttctaggaCATGTTATGCCTCCATTTCAATTAAAGTCAAGTTAACAGACAACAGAGCCATTGGGGTAAGGGTCATCTGCCAAacaaccagcccaagagagaactAGAGACAACCCCAAGCCTGAGGCTGTGGCTCGCTTTTTTGGTTTGCgttctttttgagatggggtcctattctatagcccaggctggcctcaaatcctattttcctgcttcagcctcctgaatgctggaattatgaACATGGGTCACCACATCCCAAGACTGGATTTCTGAGGTAAAGGGGTTAAGTTCATACCTGTGGACTCTGGGTTTTCAAAGTTCAGAAGCAAAGGGCTTCTGGATTTGATGTGTGGAAAGCCCACTCAGGGCCAGGGGATCCTGGACACAGCATTCTTTTTCTCCCTGTTCTTCAAAAGGGTTCCATTTTAAGACAATTAACAGTCCATACATAGAGCAAGGAAGGATGCATTGAAAACAAATGGCTGAAATATACGATTCTGGAAGCAGAGGGGAGCTCTGCATTTCATCTGGGGCACCCATCCTGTAAGAATAGGTGGGAAGGGCTGTATACAAGGCAGAGCACAGAGCCTTGGGCCAATAAATATACTTCTCTGGTGCCTGGAGTTGGGGACTGGCCAGGGGATCCTTAGCAGTGGCTGCTGAGGCCCAGAGGGAACAAACATTGGGGGACCTGGGAGCTAAGCAGATGGCAGACCCAGCAGGGGCTGCCCTCTTACTGGCCATGAAGGGAGAGCAGTGAAGCCAGGCCCAAACACACTTGGGCCTTCTCAGCCAGCAGCTGGTAGAAGGGCTTAGGGGTCTCCCCATCCTCGTCCTCACTGCTGGAGCTCTCCTGCTTCACAATGCGGTTGTGTTGGCGGCTGAACCTGCGTGCCTTGGTGCTGGGGACAGATGGAGGTTCCTCACTCTCGGCCCCTAGGTTCCCCCACTAGATCTCTGCCACTGACCAAACCTGGGCTTCAAGGAGCCAGAACTCTCTGATTCCATGGGGCCTCCCATCTCTCTTTGGGGCTCCTGGTTCGGATATCTAAATTGAACCCTGCTGGATGCTCTTCACAGACATGAGAGTTGAAGTTGGTGgagggacagagttgaggaaggATGACTAATAGGAGAGAAGAGGCCAAGTGACGGGAAATAACTGAGGTGCTCTATGTGGCAAAGCAGAAATGGAGGCAGCAGGTCCAAGACCCAGCAAAGGTGACACTCTACCTGTCACCTCCCAAGTCATAAAACTTGTGACCCAGGAGCCAGGGAGATACTCAGTGAATAAGCAGTTGCTCTGAGTCACCAGTATCCACATAAGGAGCTGCGCctggctgtgtgtgcctgtgtcaaAGCCccaggaacagaggcaggcatatcccACAAGCTTGCTGTCCAGCATCCTGGCTGTAAAGGCCAGTTCCCCATTTGGTGGGAGGCCTTGCCTCAAGGCAACAAGGcaaaagcaagagaaagataCCTGATGTtctgttctggcctctgcatgcatgtgcatgtgtgcacataccacacacacgtgtgcatgcaccatacataatacaaagaaaagaaatatgtgttTCACATGTCCTCAGCCCAGCAAAGCCCCAACCTGTTAGTAAAGCCACGAGGCTCTGAGTGAGGGATGAGAGTCACAGGTCGGGCCCATGGTTCCCCCCACCCTCTGGAAGGTACTTCTCACCAGTATGGTCTCCTTTCCTCAAGGGTCATTCTTCGCCACAGCTGAGCCAGCTCCTTGGTGGCAGCTGTGGATgcagtcccaggacaggctctggGCAGGAAGGCAGAGGTTACAATGATCACACCATGGTCCTTGGCCAACTTTCCTCTCCCACCAGCTTCCCAGTGCCCCATTACACCCTCTAGAGCAAGATGCAAGGAGACACAGTGTCCCCCAAAGTATAAATGACCTGTAGCCCCCACTTCACAGGCTCCCCCACCCTAAACCCGTCCTCCCTGCGAAGCTCAGCCAACAGTGACAGGTCCAGGGCTGGCCCCTATGTCAACCCCAAGGGCATTTAGAGATGAGACTTCCAGGACATCTGGCAGGACTGAGCCTGCACCTCCTGAGGACAACCTGCCGCCACTGCAGCCCCATATGCTGGAGAGGACAGCTCAGGAGAAAGGGACAGGACTGCTTCAGCCCAGAACCACCCCCTCCTGGAGGCAGTTTTCTTGATGGTGACAGAAGCcaattaatttccttttctctgatGTCTCAAGTTTGAGATTGGGTCTGCTGCACAGGGTGGGAAGGTACAGCAGTGGGGCCTCATGGTCTGGGGGGTGCACATGGGGACGGTAACCTTTTTATACCTGTAAAAACCCAGGTGCCCTCACCCACCGGATGTACTGCTTCCGGTTCATCCTGCAGAACATGATGAAGCCGTTAACACACTTTTTCTTCACCTGGCCAGGGCAGGCTTTTCTGCTGTCCTTGGGCTTCACAGggccctggcttgcctggacCTTCTTGGTTTTCTTGCCAGCTACCAGCAGGCCAGAAGACTGTTGGGTAGGAGTCCATGTGTAGTCTCTGTCCTCATCACTGGGGGTCTGCAAGCCCTCACGGTTGGCCTGCTGCAGGACAAAAGACTGAGCAAGGGAGAAGACCCTCATCCTCCCTGGGTAGATGGCCACCCCACTCACCTCCTGTCCCCACAGGGACTCAGTGTCTGTGGACTCTGAACTGGAGCTGCAGCTGGACTGCACCTTGACGTTCTCACTCAGCGATAGGTAGCAGTGGTCCAGTGAGACTGAGGACTCGAGGTTAGGACGGCCTGTGGGGCCCTCAGAGGGCGTGTCCTGGACCAGATGAGGAAGACACTCACTGACTACAGGATATGCAGGGCATCAGAAACAGCACGGGTTAGACACCTTGCCTGTCTCCACACCCCTGGAAACTCAGGAACCTTGACGCAAAGGTCGCAAGCAGGTGAGGAAATGGACTAGAGCAGGGACACGGCGTGTCTCAGGCGGAGGACACAGGTGCCCTCCCCGCCAAGCGGCCTCAGCACCAGTTCTGCTGGTGAGTTCCCCTGCCTCCTACTCCCTCCTGTGGCTGGGCTGGAGGCAAAGACAAAACCTGATGCCACAATGGAGTCTTTCTTCATAAGTCCAGGTACCACGTGATGTGACCACCCACTGGAGTACACTCCATGCTCGGGGAATTGAGACTGATTTGGCCAGATAAATtggtacactcctgtaatccaAGCTCTCTGAAGGCTGCGGCAGGAAGATTGAATCTGAGGCGTGTCAAACACAGGGTCACCttaaacatgcacacactaagCACTGCGGCCCTCCATGAGTAGTAAAGCACTGAAGGTAAAAGAAGTGCCTGTCCCCACCCTGCTTGGGGGTAGCTATGGTCTTAGGCAGGCAGGCCTTTCCCAGGCCCTCTTGGGCAGTAGTAAGCTCAAAGGCGGGTCTCGCTGAGGACAGACCTGGTAACTGGGAAGGATGGAGATGTGGGATGCTCAGTGAGGGAGTCAAGCCAGGAAGCTAGAGCTTACCTTCTCTTGGGGACCCTCCAGTTCACAGGCAGCAGCTGAAGACTCCAAGAGACCTGTGAGCAGAGCACTGGCAGGACTAGGCACCTTTCTCACagcagccctggctagcctaggtCCCTCCCCTGGTTTTCTCCCCTTTGGGATTTCCTAGCCCATGTCCCAGTCTCACTCACAGGCCAACTCTGAGTGTGGTAACTTTTTGGAGCCTCCCCTCCACTACATGGCCTAGTGGCTCCCATGTTGGGAGGAACTATGGGCCCCTCAAGACCCTCTGGACATCCACTGGGCCCAGCTAAGGCCCAGTACATGTCCCCATGTCTTATGAATGAATAAAGCTTCCACTCTGGCAGCCCACCTTCAGTCAGAAAGTAGGTTCCATCCTCCAGGACATGATCCGGCAGGATTTTGCTTGGGGAGCTGAAGAGGGAAGAGCTGAGTCCTAAGATCTCACTCAGGTAGTTCGTCACATGCCAGGTATTGATCTGGGAAGACCCCGAGGCCAGTGGGCTCCCTGAAAAGATCATGGTACTTAGGACTGTGGTCAACCGCCAGTGCAGCAGCAGTCTTTGAAGGGATAGTGTCAGACATTGGGAAAGGAGACTGCCATTCAGAGTCGTGGTGGTATAGGAAATTAAGAGGCACATTGCCTGGCAATACATCatcaaaaaaggaaaagtcatCGTTACAGTGTGCCAGAGCCAGCGGACTGACTGCAGTGAGCCATAGCTCTGTGTTTAAAAGGCTCTATAGTGGCTGGCTTATGAAAATAGGGATTGATTAGCAATGTCTGGCACAGCAACCAGGAGCAGAGTGATGACAGATGGTATGTTTGCCATCCCTGTGCTTAGCAGACCCCCAACCTTCTCCCTGCTTTTCTCTGCCATAGGAACCCTCTGGAGAGGAAGGTTTAGGAGGCTCAGAGCCTACAAGAAGAGGAGTTGTAATCACCGTTCGGGCTGTCCTCTGAGGTCCACGCAGGAAGCCAGGGGTCAGTGTCTGGGGCTTCTTTGTCTGCCTCACTGGAAGTGCAAAAGAATAACTTCTGCCTGTGAGAGTTGGAATCAGGAAGACCCAGAGCCCTGGGCTGAACTCAGCTGTGACCTGTAGAGCTCACATGGCCAACTCTATGCAATCCCAACTCTAGGCAATCCCAGGGAAATTAATCAGCTGGGGCTTCTACCCTCAGGGTGCTTCAAAGTCTTGTGAGGAAAAATGGGATGCTGACAACCCATTTGGGGACGCCATGGCGGGAGGGTTCCAGGGAAGACCAGAGTGCACACAGGGAGGAGAGGGTGGTTTCCCTGGTAAATCAGAGAGGCAGATGCTCCAAGTAGAGGGACCAGCACAGCAAGCTCAGAGCAGGTAGTGTGGGAACTGGAGAACGTTTGTGCTGTTCAGTGGAAGTAAAGGCAAGAGGGCTGACATGGTGAGACAGGTCACATTCTCCAATGCCAAGGAAGAGGTTTGGACTCTACCTTGGGGCAGACCCACTGATATAGTCAAGGTCTGTAGTAGAGAAGCACTCAATGGATGAGAACaggttgggagagggagagaggcaaggAAGATCAGCGGGTGACAATCCAGACCTTCATGGGAGCCGGCATCAGCCAGCACGCAGCTGGGCCCAGGGTGCCATTCAGGGAGCTCTGGCAGAGAATGCAAAGTCATTTATCACACTCCACAGATACCTCAGCCCCAGCCACTGACACCCTGGGGTTTCATTACCTGAGACAGGGCTGTGTCCTGGTGAGGAAATAGGACCTCTGAACCCTGCTCTGTGCCTTGATGTCAGTGTCAGGCTCACCATCCTGGGTCCCTGCACCATGATCACCTAGGAATCAGAATAAGATGATTATGACTGTATATGGGCCAGATTCCAGGGCCCCAAGacagggggaaggagagggaccAGACTCTGCcaccagccttcctcctcccatacCCAAACCAGAACCTTAGTCTGTGGTACCCAAGTCACCAAAACACTGACTCACACCTCTGTCAGAAGCTGCACTGAAGATCAAATCCCTAACATGGAATCACAATGCCATGACAACAGTGATGGCACACAAGTGTGGCTGGCCCTGCCCTATCCCTGTAAGTCTTTGTACTGAAGTACAATGCATTAGACCAATGGGTTAGCCCAGTCACTGCTATCCATGTGAATGGCATGTCTAGCCCAAGGCATATAGCTAGCAGGAGATGATGCCTCCTCTGGGACCAGGGCATTCTAGCATCCAGCAAGTCTGGGTGGCCCGGGAAATGTGGGGAATTCTGTCACTGGACTGAGAATTTGGTCACTACTGTGTCACAAGCACCAACAAGTTATGGCCTGACCTAGAGGAGGTACATTAACAATAGGGGAGGCTGATGGAGAATTGGGCACTCTGCGGCCTCAGGGCTAGTGCCAGGCCAAGGCTTGCATTCCTGTCTGCTTTTCTGTCCTTTTAAAGTATTTCCaccccttctcttctctggtaCAGTGACAGGGCCAAGGGACTGTCTGGCTTCTTCAGAGAAGCCCAGTAGGCATATGCTCCTCCATCACCAGATTTGAGACGTGAAGCTTACACACAAGGGTGCCCCTGATCTTGTCCCTCCCTTACAGAGCCCTACACAAGAAAGGAGAGCTGTGGGTGAAAGCCCCTTGGTAAGAGAGGCAGTGTCATCCCATTCAGTGATGTATGCCTTGTTGCTAGGACTGTCCAAGGCAAAATCTGTGAAAGagctcacaaatacacacatacatgtacacacacagggggggtgggagaaggagcGCATGCAAATAAAACAGTAAGTTCCCACTGAGGAAAGGCACCAACTTGTGATGTCATGGTCAACAATGTTCTGAGCCATGTCCAGGAACACCAGCTGGGCCCCTCCTCCATCACCTTCCAGCAGGGACGGTGCAGTTGTAGGGTGGGTGCCAGGGCTGAGATCTCTTGGGTAAGTGGCACCTTCCCCGTTTTCTTCCTTCTGACCTGGGTGTGCAGTGACCAGATTTTCAGACTGGTCCAGAGCCAGAGAGTGGCGAGGCTTCTGGGGCCAGGTTGGGCGCTCtgagagaacagagacagagtcaggggCCTTGGTGGGGTCACTGGGATCCTTAGAAATTGGCTCAGGGAAGGAACTC
Protein-coding regions in this window:
- the Six5 gene encoding homeobox protein SIX5, translated to MATSPAEPSAGPTAGGEAAAATEEEEEEARQLLQTLQAAEGEAAAAAAGEAAAADSGSPSGPGSPPETAAEAPTGLRFSPEQVACVCEALLQAGHAGRLSRFLGALPPAERLRGSDPVLRARALVAFQRGEYAELYRLLESRPFPAAHHAFLQDLYLRARYHEAERARGRALGAVDKYRLRKKFPLPKTIWDGEETVYCFKERSRAALKACYRGNRYPTPDEKRRLATLTGLSLTQVSNWFKNRRQRDRTGTGGGAPCKSESDGNPTTEDESSGSPEDLERGVAPVAAEAPTQSSIFLAGATPPATCPASSSILVNGSFLAASSPPAVLLNGSPVIINSLALGEASSLGPLLLTGGGGGAPPPQPSPQGASEAKTSLVLDPQTGEVRLEEAPSEAPETKGVQGAVPGAAGEEVPGALPQVVPGPPPASTFSLTPGAVPSVAAPQVVPLSPSSGYPTGLSPTSPLLNLPQVVPTSQVVTLPQAVGPLQLLAAGPGSPVKMAATAGPTNVHLINSGVGVTALQLPSATTPGNFLLANPVSGSPIVTGVAVQQGKIILTATFPTSMLVSQVLPPAPSLALPLKQEPAITVPEGALPVTPSPTLPEGHTLGPISTQPLPPTPAVTSATSLPFSPDSSGLLPSFPAPLPEGLMLSPAAVPVWPAGLELSTGVEGLGTQATHTVLRLPDPDPQGLLLGATAGTEVDEGLEAEAKVLTQLQSVPVEEPLEL
- the Meiosin gene encoding basic helix-loop-helix and HMG box domain-containing protein 1 isoform X1 produces the protein MLGSGRYLCFPDELRASSLSPTDRKDKKNHTNKLRELALLIPVTMNTRNKKHTKKEILLRVLHYIQYLQRSIDVAKALLKLHNNSNRGGFVGLGRNPSAGPTRQRSSTPSSSQKSHLWGTCSRPQKKKFTRVSERPTWPQKPRHSLALDQSENLVTAHPGQKEENGEGATYPRDLSPGTHPTTAPSLLEGDGGGAQLVFLDMAQNIVDHDITSDHGAGTQDGEPDTDIKAQSRVQRSYFLTRTQPCLRQKLFFCTSSEADKEAPDTDPWLPAWTSEDSPNGSPLASGSSQINTWHVTNYLSEILGLSSSLFSSPSKILPDHVLEDGTYFLTEGLLESSAAACELEGPQEKDTPSEGPTGRPNLESSVSLDHCYLSLSENVKVQSSCSSSSESTDTESLWGQEVSGVAIYPGRMRVFSLAQSFVLQQANREGLQTPSDEDRDYTWTPTQQSSGLLVAGKKTKKVQASQGPVKPKDSRKACPGQVKKKCVNGFIMFCRMNRKQYIRACPGTASTAATKELAQLWRRMTLEERRPYCTKARRFSRQHNRIVKQESSSSEDEDGETPKPFYQLLAEKAQVCLGLASLLSLHGQ
- the Meiosin gene encoding basic helix-loop-helix and HMG box domain-containing protein 1 isoform X2 gives rise to the protein MLGSGRYLCFPDELRASSLSPTDRKDKKNHTNKLRELALLIPVTMNTRNKKHTKKEILLRVLHYIQYLQRSIDVAKALLKLHNNSNRGLGRNPSAGPTRQRSSTPSSSQKSHLWGTCSRPQKKKFTRVSERPTWPQKPRHSLALDQSENLVTAHPGQKEENGEGATYPRDLSPGTHPTTAPSLLEGDGGGAQLVFLDMAQNIVDHDITSDHGAGTQDGEPDTDIKAQSRVQRSYFLTRTQPCLRQKLFFCTSSEADKEAPDTDPWLPAWTSEDSPNGSPLASGSSQINTWHVTNYLSEILGLSSSLFSSPSKILPDHVLEDGTYFLTEGLLESSAAACELEGPQEKDTPSEGPTGRPNLESSVSLDHCYLSLSENVKVQSSCSSSSESTDTESLWGQEQANREGLQTPSDEDRDYTWTPTQQSSGLLVAGKKTKKVQASQGPVKPKDSRKACPGQVKKKCVNGFIMFCRMNRKQYIRACPGTASTAATKELAQLWRRMTLEERRPYCTKARRFSRQHNRIVKQESSSSEDEDGETPKPFYQLLAEKAQVCLGLASLLSLHGQ